A segment of the Acidimicrobiia bacterium genome:
CCGCACCGTCATCCGGCGACCACCGGATTGGTGAGCACGCCGATGCGTTCGATGGCGACCTCGACGCGATCGCCGGGCTCGATCGGGCCGACGCCGGCTGGCGTGCCGGTGAGGATCACGTCGCCGGGGAGCAGGGTCATGACTCCCGAGATGAACTCGAGGAGCTCGCCGACCCCGAAGACCATGTCGTCGGTGGTCCCGTCCTGACGGAGATCACCATCGACGGCGCAGGTGATCCTGAGCCCCGCCGGATCGACCTCGGTCTCGATGGCCGGACCGATCGGACAGAAGGTGTCGAATCCCTTCGCCCGGGTCCACTGACCGTCGATCGCCTGGAGGTTGCGCGCCGACACGTCGTTGGCAGCGGTGTAGCCCAGGATGTACGCCGAGGCGTCGTCCGCCCGCACCTTGCGCGCCACCCGGCCGATCACGACAGCGAGTTCGGCCTCGTGGTGCACCTCGGTCGCCTCCGCAGGGATCACGATCGACGCGCCTGGCCCAATCACTGCGGTCGAGGGCTTGAGGAACAAGATCGGCTGCATCGGCACTTCGGCGTGGCGCTCTGCGGCGTGGTCGGCGTAGTTGCGCCCGACGCACACCACCTTCGTCGGGAACACCGGCGACAGCAACCGCGCCTCCTCGAAGGGAACCACCGTCTCCTGCGGCTCCCAGGCGACGAACGGGGTCCCCAGGTGGATCCTGATGCCCTCCTCCTCGACCGCCCCGTAGGCGATCTCGTCGCCGAGTTGGACGCGGACGATCTTCATGGGCGGGAGTGTCCAGCGCTCACGACACCGTCCGGATCACACGCTTGGCCTCGGCGGTGCGACGCCTGATCGTCTCGACGGGAGCCGCCAGAGCGGTCAGGTCGGTGGCGGTGATGAGACGCTGCGGGGCGTGGCGAGAGTGGGCCATACCGACGGTCCACCGCAGCCGCCACGCCGGGTTGTGGGCGCCCACACCCAGGGCCGCCTCACCGGCCTCGATGTCGTCGAGCATCGGGGCCCGCCCGAGTCGCGCCGCCCGAGCCGCCGCCAGCACCATCACGGCGCGGCGCACGTCGTCGACGGTCTCGCCTGCGAGTGCTTCGGTCTTCCGAGCCGCCACCAGGCGTTCGGCATATCCGGCGTCGGGGCCGGTCGTGCCGAAGGCGCCGCCCCACCGCACCTCCGACGGGCTCGTCATGTCGCCTGGCCGGTCCGGCGACCAGCGGTCGGGATACGAGGGATGGCCGGTACGACGCGGCAGATGTTCGATACGAAGGGGGACGTTCGGCTGTTGACCCATGGGGGCAGGATAGAGCTGGCGCCAGAGGCGCCAGCTCGCTATTCGCAATTCGCGGTTCGCAATTCGCAGACCAGGACGCGGCGTTGCCCCGGATGAGGCACGGGGCGGTTCTTGCGAATCGCGAAGAGCGAATCGCGAATCGCGCTAGACGAAGTCGAGCCAGTGGCGGTAGTCGCTGAGCTTTCCGGTCACGGCTTCGGTGAACAGGGCCTGGGCCTGCCTGGTGATGGGGCCGGGCTCCCCGATACCGACCGAACGGTCGTCGATCTCGCGGATCGGGGTCACTTCGGCGGCGGTCCCGGTGAAGAAGGCCTCGTCGGCGTAGTAGAGGTCGGCCCTGCTCACCAGTCGTTCCTGGACGTCGACGCCGGCGTCGCGCAGCAGGGTGATCACCGAGTCGCGGGTGATCCCGTCGAGTACACCGGCGCTGATCGGAGGCGTCCACACCGAGCCGCCTCGAACGATGAACACGTTCTCTCCCGACCCTTCGACCACGTAGCCGAGGGCGTTGAGCAGGAGCGCCTCGTCGTAGCCGGCGATGATCGCCTCCTGCTTGGCCAGCACGCTGGTGACGTATTGACCGGTGCCCTTGGCGTTGGGAATGAGCGAGTCCTGCGAGACACGGCGCCACGACGACACCCGCACCCGCACCCCGCGCTCGACTCCCTCGTCGCCCAGGTACGTCCCCCACACCCACGAGGCGATCATGGTGCGCATCGTGGCCCCGCGCGGGTTGAGCCCGATGGATCCGGTGCCGAGGAACGAGATCGGGCGGAGATAGCACGCCTCTAACTCGTTCTGCCTCACCAATTCCTTCGCCGCGGAGGTCAGCTCCTCGGCCGACCACTCCAACGGGAGCCGAAACGCCTTGGCCGACCGAACCATGCGGTCCATGTGGTCGCCGAGCCGAAAGACCGCCGGGCCGTCGCCGGTGGCGTAACACCGGATGCCCTCGAAGACCCCGGTGCCGTAGTGGAGGCCGTGGGCGAGGACGTGGACCGTCGCCTCCTCCCACGGGATCAGGGACCCGTCCGACCAGATGAACTTGGTGGGCTGCATGCCGTCGCTCATGGCGACAACCCTAGGTGACGCGCGTGCCAGTCCACGATGGCCTCGAACCGCTCCTTCCGATACCTGGGCTTGCCCGACCGCGAGAGTTCATGACTGCTCTCCGGGACCCGCAGCATCTCGACCTCTACACCGTTGGCGTACAGCGCGGAGAAGTACTGCTCGGCCTGCTCGATCGGACAGCGGAAGTCCGTCTCGGAGTGGATCAACAGGCAGGGCGTCGTGACCCGGTGGGCCCGGGCGAGCGGACTGGCCAGCCACAGGTCGGCGCGCTCCGGGTCGGGCTCGCCGATGTACATGCGGGGGAACCAGTACCCGATGTCGGAGGTGCCGGCGAACGAGGAGAACGAATACACCCCGCGCTCGGGGACGGCGCTCTTCCAGCGGTGATCGACGGCGAGGATCATCCCGGTCATGAAACCGCCGTAGGAGCCACCCATGATCCCCTGCCGATCCGGGTCGAGACGATCGAAGCGCTCGACGGCGGCATCGGCGACCGCCAGCAGATCCTCCAGATCCGGTGGCCGCTCCTCCACCCACCGGCCGACCGGCACCCGGACGAAATCGTCGCCGCGACCGCTCGATCCTCGCGGGTTGCACGCCACGACACC
Coding sequences within it:
- a CDS encoding fumarylacetoacetate hydrolase family protein — protein: MKIVRVQLGDEIAYGAVEEEGIRIHLGTPFVAWEPQETVVPFEEARLLSPVFPTKVVCVGRNYADHAAERHAEVPMQPILFLKPSTAVIGPGASIVIPAEATEVHHEAELAVVIGRVARKVRADDASAYILGYTAANDVSARNLQAIDGQWTRAKGFDTFCPIGPAIETEVDPAGLRITCAVDGDLRQDGTTDDMVFGVGELLEFISGVMTLLPGDVILTGTPAGVGPIEPGDRVEVAIERIGVLTNPVVAG
- a CDS encoding branched-chain amino acid transaminase, with translation MSDGMQPTKFIWSDGSLIPWEEATVHVLAHGLHYGTGVFEGIRCYATGDGPAVFRLGDHMDRMVRSAKAFRLPLEWSAEELTSAAKELVRQNELEACYLRPISFLGTGSIGLNPRGATMRTMIASWVWGTYLGDEGVERGVRVRVSSWRRVSQDSLIPNAKGTGQYVTSVLAKQEAIIAGYDEALLLNALGYVVEGSGENVFIVRGGSVWTPPISAGVLDGITRDSVITLLRDAGVDVQERLVSRADLYYADEAFFTGTAAEVTPIREIDDRSVGIGEPGPITRQAQALFTEAVTGKLSDYRHWLDFV